From the Musa acuminata AAA Group cultivar baxijiao chromosome BXJ3-1, Cavendish_Baxijiao_AAA, whole genome shotgun sequence genome, the window ACAATGAATTGACCCTCGATCCAGAGCACACTGAGTCTCAACTTGCCTTGCTAACTAACCTCGACGCCTTAAGAGCACAATAAGAAAGCCAAAGAATACTATGGGTATCTCTCACAATTGGTTGATGCCAGAATGTAAGACGTCAGCAATCTCTAGTTCTTGCCCCTGCCAAGATTGGGGGCCACCCACCAGGGGATGTCCAACCGGTCCGACAGCCACTCGAGCCCATCCGGCTCAGACCCGCCGGAATCGATAACCTCCGTGATCTCACCATTTTCCAGGTTGACCACGCACACGGTCGACACCAGGGTATCTTCCCCCTCCAAACTCATCTTCTCTTCCTTCACGTAGTAGATGGCATTCCCCAGGAACCCTGGGAAGTCCCCCGCGGCGACGCACACCGAATGGTTCGTACCCAAAAACAACATACGGTCGCCGATGTCCTGCACTTCGATCGCCTTCGCTGGCCGGTCTCCGTCGCCTGGATCGAGCCTGAAGACGCGGAAGCTCCTGGTGTTCTTCCTGGCTGCACTCCTCTTGTAGAACTCGGTAACCAGGAGTAGTTCTCCAGCCGACCCAATCAAGTAGGTGGGTAAACCACCGCGCGGCACGCAGGGCGGCATGGAGTTCCATGCGATCATCGTCGCCCTCCCCGGCGGGCCTGGGTCGACGTCGAAGACTGCTAAGTaatttttgtcattgtagatagcGCACAACCTCCGCTCGCCGTAGGGCACGACGTCAGTCAGGTTGAACACCTGCGGCACTCCTGGGAAAATCCAATGGAGATCATCGAAAGGTTCGTTGACGTTGTCCTTCCACGATCTGTCCCCTGGGCGGCAGGTAAAGCAGCGCTTGTATATGCCGTCGAGGAAGACGATTGCCACGAAGTCCCGGTCGAGGGTAGGGTCGGAGGACAAGACGGCCTTGTCGACGATGGCGTTGGACTCGACCGTAATGTTGGGGTAGTCCGTTTTGATGAAGTAAGATCCGATGCCGTCCTCCGATTGGTAGAACAACAGTACGAATGATTGGAGGGTGGAGAGTGGGGGGAGAGGAATGTCTTCGGCGGTGACGGGGTTGAAGAGGGAGACCGCGGAGGTGGCTTCGGAGATGAGGATGAGCCACCCGTAAGAGGAGCCGATGCAATACATGCTGGTGGTGTGAGGTAGGCGGCGCATGCTTCCATTAAAGGCGTTGGCGAGGCAGAAGGCGGAACTGTTTCTTGGTTCCGGGGTAGAGAGGTAGAGGAGGAAGGGGAGCTGAGCGGGGAGGTGACGGGGCCGGGGGGGGACGGCGGAACGCCAACACTTGCAGACGGCGCGGAAGCGGATGTAGTCGGAGGCGCTTCTCAAGAAATGGGAGGTGAGCTTGACGAGATGCTGGCGAAGCCCTGTCCACATAGCTATTCGTGGGACATGGTCGGCCATTGTGCGTCCCCTCTTTCTCAGTCTCTCTACCTCTATCTGTTaaaactcttgcagattctaaacttggggttgatctctttaggggatcggcttccttggaactctataggggttcctccctccaagttgctgctcaaaggctgtagaaaagattcatctattacttatgaaaagaggtggaatacatgactatttatagggcttctaaactctaactcataataggactattACTTAAGacacctacttctaaccaactcctaataggactcctaatcaaaactcctacttctaaccaactcctaataggactcctactcaagacttctattcctttacaactccttattcgtctctaagaaataacctcctaaccctacccggccacttcacctctttaataggggtcgacttaggtaggttttacatgaatgtccctctcaattaggactctcctagctagagtcctaacaaacccgtcctcttcaaatcagctttgtcctcgaggctgacgattcatgaattttgggaatttgatcttcaagtcatcatagttctcccaagtggcatcttctattagtaggtttttgtatgtgatatgccatactccttttcaatttagtacccttataatgtaattcttttgagtcccaattgtaatgagccatggggcttggtgtttcctccaatttttttataatcttactagtctctgaatcttcctgccattccatattaatatccttaagaaagtcgttggtcggaagtgaaacggctaaaacttcaacttgctcgggtagctgcgaaagcgcatctacaagaacattctctttctcctttttgtaagttattttataatcaaatccaagaagttttgttactcatttttgctactcaggggatgatatctttcgctctaaaaagtacttgaggcttttatggtcagttttaatttgaaatcgtcggccaatcaagtaggg encodes:
- the LOC135629205 gene encoding F-box protein SKIP23-like: MADHVPRIAMWTGLRQHLVKLTSHFLRSASDYIRFRAVCKCWRSAVPPRPRHLPAQLPFLLYLSTPEPRNSSAFCLANAFNGSMRRLPHTTSMYCIGSSYGWLILISEATSAVSLFNPVTAEDIPLPPLSTLQSFVLLFYQSEDGIGSYFIKTDYPNITVESNAIVDKAVLSSDPTLDRDFVAIVFLDGIYKRCFTCRPGDRSWKDNVNEPFDDLHWIFPGVPQVFNLTDVVPYGERRLCAIYNDKNYLAVFDVDPGPPGRATMIAWNSMPPCVPRGGLPTYLIGSAGELLLVTEFYKRSAARKNTRSFRVFRLDPGDGDRPAKAIEVQDIGDRMLFLGTNHSVCVAAGDFPGFLGNAIYYVKEEKMSLEGEDTLVSTVCVVNLENGEITEVIDSGGSEPDGLEWLSDRLDIPWWVAPNLGRGKN